The following proteins come from a genomic window of Emys orbicularis isolate rEmyOrb1 chromosome 9, rEmyOrb1.hap1, whole genome shotgun sequence:
- the GPR17 gene encoding uracil nucleotide/cysteinyl leukotriene receptor, producing the protein MNGPADPSSLFLNSSLATSEQCGKETHIENILFATFYLLDFILAFVGNTLALWLFIRDQKSGTPANIFLMHLAVADLFFVLVLPTRLVYHFSGNHWPFGEIPCRLIGFLFYLNMYASIYFLMCISVDRFLAIVHPVKSIKLRRSLYAHSACAFLWVIVAVAMAPLLVSVQTAEINNTTVCLQLYREKASRHALVSLAVAFTFPFITTVTCYLLIIRSLRSGNRVEKHLKEKAIKMIIVVLMIFLVCFVPYHINRYIYILHYDGTKTSCETQRVLALSNRITSCLTSLNGALDPVMYFFVAEKFREALCSLFCGKRAAMMPPSYEGKTNESSLSAKSEL; encoded by the coding sequence ATGAATGGTCCAGCAGATCCCTCAAGCCTATTCCTCAACTCCTCCCTGGCAACTTCAGAACAATGTGGCAAAGAGACCCATATAGAGAACATCCTTTTTGCCACTTTTTATCTCCTGGATTTCATCCTGGCTTTTGTTGGCAATACCCTGGCTCTTTGGCTCTTCATCCGGGACCAAAAGTCAGGCACTCCAGCCAATATTTTCCTGATGCATCTTGCTGTGGCTGACCTGTTTTTTGTGCTGGTTCTACCCACCCGGCTGGTATATCACTTTTCTGGCAATCACTGGCCATTTGGCGAGATCCCATGCAGACTCATTGGCTTCCTTTTTTATCTCAACATGTATGCCAGTATCTACTTCCTCATGTGCATCAGCGTTGACCGCTTCCTAGCCATCGTGCACCCTGTGAAGTCCATTAAACTCCGCAGGTCACTCTACGCCCACTCGGCATGTGCCTTTCTTTGGGTTATAGTTGCTGTCGCAATGGCACCTCTGTTGGTCAGTGTGCAGACAGCTGAGATTAACAACACAACTGTCTGCCTACAGCTCTACAGAGAGAAGGCATCACGCCATGCTCTCGTGTCCTTGGCAGTGGCATTCACCTTTCCATTTATTACTACAGTGACCTGCTACTTATTGATTATCCGTAGCCTGAGGAGTGGGAACAGAGTTGAGAAGCACCTGAAGGAAAAAGCCATCAAGATGATCATAGTTGTCCTAATGATCTTTCTGGTCTGCTTCGTACCCTATCACATCAATCGCTACATTTACATTCTCCATTATGACGGCACCAAGACTTCCTGTGAAACCCAGCGAGTCCTGGCACTCAGTAACCGCATCACTTCCTGCCTCACCAGCCTGAATGGCGCCCTTGACCCAGTGATGTATTTCTTTGTTGCTGAGAAGTTCCGTGAGGCCTTGTGCAGCTTGTTTTGTGGCAAAAGAGCTGCAATGATGCCTCCAAGTTATGAGGGGAAGACAAATGAGAGCTCACTAAGTGCTAAATCTGAACTGTGA